A single Abditibacteriaceae bacterium DNA region contains:
- a CDS encoding putative collagen-binding domain-containing protein → MFQERPFFSRVPAWEMLSKTFEGAETCATTRYSEGHYVDIYSASGRAYELDLTELSGGTLRATWFDPRAGTCVASEEFKRHASRVFSPPTQGKNCEWVWLIDDVSQNFSPIYVQSKSTVLRPTPT, encoded by the coding sequence GTGTTTCAAGAACGCCCGTTCTTCTCGCGTGTGCCTGCGTGGGAAATGCTGAGCAAAACGTTCGAGGGCGCCGAGACTTGTGCCACAACGCGCTACAGCGAAGGCCACTACGTTGATATTTACTCGGCATCGGGCCGCGCCTATGAACTCGATTTGACAGAGCTTTCGGGCGGAACCCTGCGCGCGACGTGGTTCGATCCGCGCGCAGGCACATGTGTCGCGAGCGAAGAGTTTAAGCGGCACGCCTCACGCGTGTTTTCGCCGCCGACACAGGGCAAGAATTGCGAGTGGGTGTGGCTGATTGACGACGTTTCGCAGAACTTCTCGCCGATTTACGTACAGTCGAAATCGACCGTACTCAGGCCAACACCAACTTAA